Genomic DNA from Chaetodon auriga isolate fChaAug3 chromosome 13, fChaAug3.hap1, whole genome shotgun sequence:
AGACTCAAAgagcacagaaagacaaaccCTGCCTCCCAGTTCTCCTCCTTGGCATCATCCACCAGCAAACACTAGCACAAAAAGCATTAGCTCTGCTTTCCACTGAGACCTCAGAACTTGAATTCGGGTGCTTTCTTTGGTTGAAAAGTGAAGATTTATGGGCAGGTGATGAGGGAAGTGTGTGAGCCTACGCTCCAGGATCATTGTAAGCACATCTCCGTGTCTAGTTTGTGACAACAAGCTCATGTGTTTCTTATCAACACAATATATGTTAATAACAATGCATGTagcattattgtgtttttttttaatatatatatatatgttgaAATAGATGTTTGTGTTGTCCCAAACTAGTCATGCTGTGATCTGTCACAGAAAtcttaatttaaaaacaaaatggtaCAAAAGGTGAAACATGGATTAGGCAattcatttttctatttatCTCTTACATAGATTTATACCCgcattttttaactttaaatttCCTTTATAGACGCCCCACAGCTGGGTTTAACTGCATAAACTGGCTTGCTGAATGTAGGAAGAAACTCTTTAAATAATTGATTTGTATTGATAAAGTTTTTGGATCTTCTCTGTTGAATTATAGAGAGAAAGAATGCACTTGGTAATATTTGATACAACCTGCCAATATGCCCACGTGTACGGTATTTTACACGCTCCTCgtcacacaaaaagaaaatcctgaTCCAGCCTTTTTAGtttgaaattacaaaaaaatcccaaaccaaccaaccaaaaaTGGAGTTTCTAATGCATTTGGTCCAAATACAAGAGTGTCACAAAGACAGCTAAAAGTAAGCCCTCTTCCTGAGCCTTTTCTTGAGATGCTGTTGAGAGTTTTTGTCTGACTGCAGCAATATCGCGAAAGCAAACGCGTGCAGATTCGATGCTCGTGGAAGAGTGAACGATGGAGGGGAAAACGCCCGAAGTCAGAAGGCAGGGACCCGAGTTTTTCATCACACAACTGCCAACCTTTGACAACAAGTTCTCCTCTGATATCGTCGACCTTTAACAAGTATTTTTGTACGGCTTCAGTGAGTGTGTAGTCAGTCTGCTTCGTGGATCTCTGCGTCCTCAGTGTGGATCCAGGCTTGTCTAGTTTACATCCAGTCACAACCATCTACctttgtttcccctgtttctGGACATAGAAGCACAGCGAAACTCAGAGCTTGACCCgctaagtctgtgtgtgtgtgaatgtgtgtgtgtgcgtgtgtgtgtgaggtcagcGGGATTTCAATGCTGACTGTGTATCAGTGAATATTGAAGGGCATGAACGGTTTTCTTCACCTGTTTGAGCCAGAATGAAGCACAAACAACGACTGGCCATGTGCACACAGGTGAGGCACACCCATTGGCTGAGCGCACAAATGTCTAATTAGGTCACAGCCAGGTGAGAGTCTGTCAAAGGCCAAGCACATTTCTCGCTGAGCTGCATTCACGTCATATGggaaagacaacaaatacagAGTTCCAGATAGACATTCTGCTCCTGAAAAGCGGCACAGCTTTcgaatttctttgtttttttccgcAGCGCAGCGGTGAAAAGCATCTCAGAGTCAACAAAACGCTGCAGCGCCACGACAGTTTAGAAACTTCTGTCGCTTCTTATTCCCATATGATGTGACTGTGCCATAAACACTCACATGTGAGACTTCGCAGAAAGCTCTCCACAGACGTGCCGAAAACAAGCACAAGACAAAGAATCCgacacagagatgcagctcCCTGCCACGAGTTTACTCTCGCCCCCGTTTCCTCAGATTGAAGCATGCaatttttgttgattttaataTTTCCATGTCGACCTGTCactgatgagacaaaaacacGAGAAGTCTGGACTGAGTGTTTGATTTTTTCCCACCCGATCCATTAAACTGTGAAGAAACGTGAACAAAGAACATGTTAGAGAAACATACACAGGCATTACTGAGAGCGGCGTGCTCTGCGATCATCCTCTGGCTGCTGGcagtgcattatgggtaatCCTGTGCATCTGGAGCAACAGATGAAAGCAACAACACcagattaagattttttttttttttccctccagcagGTCACAGCTCAGCTGGAGACTGTAAGTcacatctcaaacacacattacaaGACTACGGCTCGACTGACAAATATCGCTTTTCAGTCAGGATCTCTCTGATTCTTTACATAATTCCTTTTTTAATTGGCCAATTTTGTGTATTCAAACCTGTTTCACTCAAGTGCACTACACTATGAAGTGTCACCGTGTTTTGGATGAGCCAAGTTGGAGTGCCAGCTTATTCACCGTTAAAATGGTCAAaattaaatgtcaaattttgGCAGAAGATATGAGTCATTGGAAGCTTCGCTCCAAAAATGTCTGCATTGGCCTTGAaaacctgtcagtcaaacccTAGTGCCTACAaatgccagcacacacacacactctaaagTATTTACAGGAGGCAAACCAACCCatctcctgcctcttcctttctttcccaTCGGTACGACGAGCCCGCTGCTGGCTTTTCGCACAGCTCCGAGCAGGGtttcccttttctgtctgtaCGCCCGCTGAGCTGGAGGACTCTAATTTCTACTGAGTCAAACTTAAGCACAAGTCCTCATTCGTGTCTGAGATCGATCGATGTCAGCAGTTACTCTTTTGTGCGTGAGGTTGatgctgtgaggaggaggagagtttaCAACATCAGGAATGAAACCACTGCACGGTGGTCACTTTACATCAGATATCTCGAACCAGTGTTTTCATGCCGTTTGTGTTCCGTTTTGTTCCCGTGATGTAAGTAAGCTCGTCTTTGGTCTCAGCTTCCTGGTTGTAAATACCACTTGGGAGCTCATGGCGACGGCTTGGAAAATGTGAGGAAGCCGTCAGCGGCAGTGGTAGTTTCTTATTGGGCATGAACACAACATAAAAAGCACCGTTGCACATCCGATTTTTCATTGGATATCAAATTAGCGTCCACTCCCTGTTCGTCCCTCCAGGAAGCCTGAGCACTCACCCTGCCATCTTGAATTAGATGTCGGCCATATTTGTTCCTAtggatactgtgtgtgtgcgcgtgtgtgcgtgtgagggGAGGGGGCCTCTGTATGTAGctctttacagaaaaaaaaaaaggaccttTATGAAAATGTGTGGTGCGGCCTGAACGCCTCATCAGGGCTGAGTGGGCTTGATTACAGCGGTACAgcgagagaaacaaaaaaaaaaaaaagaaagtatatATATAATTCTATATTGTGCAGAATATTTATAGGCCTTTTGTGCCATTGAAGTCATGCTCTGCACTGGCCGTGCCCAGCGCTCTCTACCATGTGATCATTATACATCGTCTTGTACTGATGACCCGTGGCtgattttgattgttttttcatGTCAAGTGCATTTTTCGCAATAAATGCCTTTGTTTTAAAACAGCTTTGCACCGTGTCTTtgtgcaccccccccccccaccccgcaGCTTCGTGATGGAGataacacagagagggaaaggaaacACTTGTGTACTCTCATGCTTAACAAACACATTACCTGTATGGCCCATTAGGGTTTTACAGTTGCCCTTTGGAGGACTCATCCTCAGAATCATATTATATCCTGCTCTAATTCTAATTATCTGCACTCACAGCGTGCTCATTATGAGCTTAGGAAGCCTTATGAGCAACACTCCAGGTACAGTTGTCTGACACAGTATTACCGGCTTTATCATGCTAGTGAAGGATGCTTAAGGCTGCTCTTCCTGCCTTTTCAACATtccatccatcctctcctcatgccctccctcacctccttctctttctccccatcctcctcctttctctccctccgtctctcctgtGTTCTCAAGCCAACACTGGCATGGACGAGGTGTGTAATTGGTAATTTCAGAGCGTCGCCGGCACTCCCCTTAAATGACAACCTCATCTCTCCAGCAGCCGGGCCTGTCTCCAATGATCACCTCCATTTGCATTTAGAGTGACTAGCGAAAGGTGACAAGGGTAtgcgtgtgtgaatgtctgcgtgtgtgtgcgagcgcaGGGGGTATGACAGCTATCTTGGATGTAAGCTCACACAGAAAAGCTCGACACGAACGCACAAATTCAAACTGCTATATTTAAGGCGAGCTGGAGGCAGGCAGCAAATTTTGATTTTTCAGATTTCTGCAGTGCAGAGATAGTGTTCACCTCTGGCAGGAGAAGCGGGAGAGGAGCGAAAGGTGTCAGCGCACGGACACATGCACGCACTTTCTCCACAGTTTGCCTCAGTGAAATGGGTCTCCTCGGGGGCGGCCTCTTCCCAGCGAGGTGCTGCAGGCCCCCGCGGGGAATCGATCAGCATTCCTCTGCTTTACGCCagacctgtctgtcttcctgtctgtgtgccaGCTCGAAGTCACATGAAGGGCAGCAGAGCCGGAGGGTAAGACACTGCAGGGAAGAAGACCTCTACCAGGCGGAACAGGGCGGCccctttgtgagtgtgtgtgtgttcagatataGTGAAACGGTGTTAATGCAGATGTAATTTTTGTCCTTTCGTGCAGTTATTTAGACAAACAGCACATAGAATTAGCTGCGTCACACCTACTGGACACAGACAAAGGACAAAAACCCTGAAGTGATGCCCTGCAGTCTGAAGGACAGCACACTGTCCAACACTGGACTCAAACTCTGTTCCTGGTGTCCCTTCATAGatttttcccagcatgcatcacagctgctgttccTTCCCTTTGCTTCAACACCAGGTGACCAACCAGGCGTGTCCTTTGACATGTGACCTCATCCTAAATATGAAGTCAaaagttttgtttgtctgcttaTTGAGACAGTTTGGACAGTGTGTCACTGCATTTGAAATTTTACTAAGTAACTAAATACACAAAGTACAATTTTGAgctacttgagtatttccattttatgctactttctATTGAAATCCACTGCATTTCAGTGGGAAATAGTGTACTTTTTTGTaggattttacattaaaaaaacatcaggtGAATATATTAAATGATATATTGTTATCAGGACAATTCCTAATggtatataaagtagttaacaTAGCTCCACTTTGACCAGCTGCATTAAATCACTGCTTACATCTTAATCCAATAATTTTCTAATGTTCTCTTGTATGAGTTTTTGTATTTCAAGTGCATTTTACTGATACTTCTAAATTTTTACTTGAATATTTTGAAAGCAGAACTTGAAATTGTAACCGTactcctccatgtttttatAGTCTGAGATTGTTACTCTAACTTAAAACCCTGTTTCCCaagaagttgggacgctgtgtaaaatgtaaatagaaacagaatgtgatgatttacaaaacactgaaaccccatatttaactgaaaatagcagcaagtcaacatatcaaatgttgaaacagagaaatttcattgtttttgaaaatgatatcctcatttagaatttgctGCCAGCAAAAAAGTTtgaacagtggcaacaaaagactggagaaGTCATGAAAGGCTAAAAGGAAACAGCTGGTGGATCATCTCAgttaattaggttaactggcaacaggtgagtaacatgattgggtataagaagagcctcccagagagactcagtgtttctgaaggaAAGATGGGGAGAGGTTCACTAgtctgtgacagactgagcaACAAATtaagaataagaagaaaaacCAGTATTGGCTGGCTGTGGTCTTTGGTCCCTCAGACAGCACTGCTTTGAAAACAGACTTgattctgtagtggacatcactgcatgagctcagaACACTTCCAGAAGCCATCGTCTGCGAACACAGTTCATCGCTGCATccacaaatgaagctgaaactcTACCACGCAAAGACAAAACTATACATGAACCAGATCCAGAGAGCTGCTGCCGCCTTCTCTGAGCTCATTTGATGGACTGAGGGGACGTGGAAagctgtcctgtggtctgacgagTCAACATTCGAAATTATTTTTGGGAATCATGGACGCCGCGTACAGTTGAAAAGCCAGCCTCTGTGATGGGACGGGGGTGCATGGGTGCACATGGCATGGCTAACATGCACATCTGTCAATCATCTTTTTCAAGGAAGGtcttgcttatttcagcaagacaacaccaaaccacattctgcacataTTCCAGCAGCATGACTGCAGAGTGAAAGAGTCCAGGAGATAAAgtggcctgcctgcagtcccaGCTCGTCACCCAGTGAAAATCTTTGGCGCATTATTAAACATGACAAAGGAGACGGTGAACTGTTGAGTGGCTGAAATTGTACATCGAGCAGGAAtgagaaaacattccactttcacAGTGACGGCAGTTTGTCTCCTCAGTTCTCAAACACTTGGtgtcagaagaagaaacatgacCCTGTACCAACTTcattgaaacgtgttgctggcatcaaagtcaaaatgaggatatcattttcaaaaactgaaatttctgtttcaacatttgtctttttcctaTTTTCAATTCAAAGtggagtttcagtgttttgctaaTCGTGATATTTTGTTTACATCTCAGTGTCCCAACTGTCTTGAAATATAATCTCCTGAGTACTTTCAGTTGATATTTTAgtgtattttattgatcatgCTTCTTAATTTTTACCTGAATAAAAGCAGAACTTTGTAACAGTACTCCtatatgtttattttctattatgGTTACTGATGTACAGCATAAGACtacttcttccagcactgaTGCCACCATCTCACCAATGGACAAAAACTGTATTAACATGTCATTTCCTGGTATTGGTGCTTTATATATCAGTCAGCTAAACTGTATCAGGACCAGTGTCCAAACTCTGAATGTGTTAAATCTgcatgaaataaacacaaactggaagttttgttttaaaatatcagattgtgagatgaaaacagacagaatcTATCAAGACAAAATACAAAGATTTATttagaaagaatgaaaaaaagctCCCACATAACACTGTTTATTCCTTAAATACAAGTGTAGTACAAACGTGTTTTAAAGTGTTTCTCCATCAGGCGTCGGTGTGTTTCCCTGGATGTACACGTTAAGtggatcgtgtgtgtgtgtgagcaggctCCACACAGATAAGGCACTCACACATAAGCACTGGTGGAAATACAAAgtggcagtgtttgtgagtAAACGCTGGTTTAGAAGTCACACTTTACTGGAAACCAGCACCAGTGTTGACTCTGTGGCAGACTCCAGAGAGACGCGAATAAAGAAATGATAATAGTACAGTCACAAATACAACCCCCCCGCCCCGCCTGTATTCCCTCGACAAACACTGACTTGACATGATGCATTTTCTCCACGAGTCAGCTCTTTCCAGACAGACTTCCACTgtttatgtcaaaaaaaaaaacaaaaacaagggagcaagtaaaacacaatatatataaatatatgcaGTAAAATGTACCTAATCCAGAATCAAGCCTCGCCCTCGTagaaaactgtcaaactgtGATCGGACAGGAGGAGTTCAAAGTTCATAAATAACTCATTCCCTTTCAAACAGCAGGAGAATCGGTGGCTCCTGCAGGCGTTTGTAATGCTGGTGTGCTCTCAGGAAAAGCGTGCAgcatcaaaaacaaatcagataaCACAGGAAACGGATCACGGATTTAATGCCCTGTGGCCGTGCTTATGGCGACCAACCTTCAGAAACGAGCCCCTTTCAGACACGGATTCTGTCACATTGCTGGATTTGGCTGCACGCAGCTCTCTGTGGGGTCCATGACGGCGATATTTTAACATCACAGGATCGCACAGAGCTGCTATGCTCGCACTATTTTCTGTCCCACCGCAGCAGCAGCGCCGCTGGAGAGCAGCTGTTagctgaataaataataaagcgACGGACTGTCGGTTGTTTTATCCAAGGAGGGCTAAAATCTGCAGCAACTGGACTCGGCTGAGGTCCCTTTCAATGTGCTGTTTGTACCTTTGATCGACGTACAGCATCTAATGAGGCGGCCGTGTGAGGATGGGCGCGCTGAGGTGTCCCTCAGTCTGGGCAgaagttaaaaaagaaaaagagggaggttCTGTAGATGGAAGGTAAAGGttttatataaaaatgaaaGGATAAATATTAAAAACTACACAGGTGTAAAACCCACAAAGAAGATTAAAAATACCATTGAGGAAAGTGTACACAGGACAAaattcgcacacacacacgcactgctCGTCTGTGTGGGGGTTTCCTGATTAGTGTTTGAGACTGGCCCACAAGGGGCTGGGAAGGATGTGGGCAGACTGTCGCTGATTATACTGGTCATAGTGGAGCGTGCTTCGGATCCCTCTTCACATGAAGCCGGAGctggaagagagaaggaggaggcgaGAAATTTAAAGCGACTTCAAATGACCGCAGCTCACATCACATGACTTCACTGCACTGCTACACAGTTTGGAACTTCAACGTCCACTTCATGCATTCGTCTCCGACACTGAACTTGTTCCTCTGTCTTTATGTTTACAAAACTATCCGTTCTCATTCAGTAATTGATCAGGGTTGAAAATGTACACAGTTTACACAACCCAGTTTACTGTTTGCGAGTGCAAAGTCCTGTCAGTCAGTGCTCTCATTCACAAATCTTACATGCACTGATAACATGTGGTTAGCAGATTTGTTGCCCCACATAAATCTAACCAGCAGATGGCAACGTGTTCTGTATTATAGAAATCTCTCGAGTGCTGAGCTCAGTGCCAATAGACGGTCGATAACGGCTCGAAATGATTAGCTTCTGGACAGGCCTCTTACTTCTTGCGGTCCTTGTCCTTCTTGCCGTTGGCGGTGAGGCTCTGGGCCTGCAGGAGCTGGGCGGCAGCTCGTCTCTTGCTGAAGGAACTCTGGTCCTCGTCCAGGagtctcttcttttcctccagagCCGCCTTCTCGTCTGCGTGGAGGCGCTTCAGCTGCTCAAAGCGACtttgcagctgaaacacaggcAGGAGAGCGACGGGgctgagctacacacacacgcctccatTCTGCCTTTCTATGACGCAACAAATGACTCTCCAAGTAATGTGCTGCTGTCCCACACTAAGAGCAAATCAGATGTGAAACTGTCTAAAGATTTATTTCACTGCCTCTCGTCGCGGCCACGTTGACACGCGCGCTGTGGTTGTGTTTGCGTGTCTGCTCacctctctctcagcctccttCAGCTCAGACTCCTTCTCCTTCACCCTCTGCACAAACATCTGCCTCATCTCGTCCTCTCtcttctgcagctccaccaGGAACTCCTGACGCTTGGCCTCGTAAGTCTGCTGCaagctgcacgcacacacacagagcggtcAGTCGCGTCAGCTGTGCGCCGCGTCCGCACAGGTGTTCACGAGTTGGCAGCTCACCTGACGGGCTTGCACTCCGGGCCTGTGTCTTTGAATCCCATCTCCTCCAGTTTGCAGCGTCTGTACAGCTCATAGTGGCGAGTGTGAGTCTGCTCTCTCAGGTCCTCCATGTTCACACAGATCAGCATCTCCCTCAGCTTCACAAAGTCACAGTGGTTCTCGTTCTCCACTGACgcacaacaaataaacagacaaatcaaAGGATTAGCCGCCCAGCTGTCCAACACAGGGCTGAACCATTTGCAAAAAACTCATGATGCAATTATTCTGACAGAAATTGCGTTAGCAGCATATCGTGATTTTAGTCAGACTGGTGATTTCTGAATTTCctttccactgaaaaaaaattgaaaaatgatggTGTGACAGCCGCAGTAATGATATTTCTTGTAGTTGTAACTGTGGCTTGAGTGGCAGCTAACACTGACTCTGCTGAGTTACGGTTTATCGAGCTCTTTCTGCCACAGCACTCATTTATATGTGAGGTAATTCTTGTGAGGGGGGGAgagaaaatgtagaaaagatAAACAGACACATTCAATCAATGAGCTCCAGCAATTAACAGCAAGGTCTCTGGATATACAAGCACAGTGGAGTAACAATGATCCATCCTACCTTGTACTACACCCCAGGGATACTGACGAGCCTTCACCATCTTATTGCCCACGCAgacttcctctgtgctgccaACTACAGCGAACGGCAAATGACCCTACGAAAAACATATTATCTTATTATAACTTGGCTGGATCTACAGAACTGCAACCAAAACTGACAACTTAGTTCATGAAAAACCGTGCAAGTACATTTATACACTCATTAAGCCACAGCTGTTTAcaccagctcacacacatacacacaccgtGTCTGCATGTTTAAGTTATATTTTTACAACCTCACTGACGCTATAAAGAAATGCGAGTTCAATTCTGGAAATAAAACCACAGCACACGGATGGGAGTTTAGTGTAGATCTGTCAGACTGACCTgaaaaatccacacaaacaaaaaaaccaagCTTAAAAACTGGGTCTTTGAATTGAAATACGTAATTCTCAGCTGTCAGAGTAGCAGTTCTAGCATAACCCAGGCTTAAGAAAGTACTCTAGTTCTAGTGgtgttagagtgtgtgtgtgtgtattttcttacATTCATTGTAGTGTTGACCTTAGCTACGGTCTCGTCGTCCAGGGGGAACTGGTAGATCTGGACGCCGTTGCTGACCAGCTCGCTCATGATTTTGATCTTGAACTTGTGCAGCTCGCTCTTGCTGATGGTGTCGGCTTTGGCGATGACTGGGATGATGTTCACCTACAGCAAGACGGGATTCATGTTCACggctcttcttcctcagcaaTCGTTATCAAATATAAATAGTATGATCTGCAGACTTTACGGTTAAAGCTTCAGCGTGATCTGGAAAAACATGTGCATCTATATTTCATAACGTGAGAACATAAATAACAAACGCCACTGTGGTGTGGTGGCAATTAGATGTGTTTAGTTTGAATGTAGCTTTACATTAAAGAGCTTATTAAGACAAAATTGGTAACAGCAAACTTCCCTGAAGTCTGAGCGGAGCTGCCCCGGatgccacagacaggaagtgccaCAGCTAAAACAAGCCAATCTCACTGATCAACATACCACGAAGCGACACTGCAAAGGCATCCACCAGTCTGACTCCAGCAAAGTACAGACAACAGTACAATTCCaacactttttgttttcattactttATCTCAAATACTTTTCAAAActgcttttgtgctgctgttataTAAACCAGGTTTACTTATGTTATTTCTGGCCCCGCAACCAACTCTGCGGTCCAAGTCTTCCCACATTCCactcctgcctgtctgtccgtcatGTCGTCGCACCAAAGAGAGGCTTGGAATGAGTTGTTGTCACTAGGCAAGCTTCTGGGCCAGACCACACACCCatgtgcgcgcacgcacacacacacacacacacacacacacacacacacacacacacacacacacacacacacacacactgatcccagcagagaaaacaaaacaatgctaGGAGATCTGTTCCAACAGCTGTCTGAATGACTGACTGTCTCTCCGTCAGCGCTGCAGATTCAACAAATGCCTCTTTCTGCGTCTGTCTGTACAGTGACACAAAAGGACaactcaagtgtgtgtgcgtgaggtgATTACGCATTCCACTGCTTTTTCTAGTCCATTCACACGCAAATCCAGGGTTACTGACACTCCAGGGCAGcgaaatcacacaaacacacaaaaaacaaagtcgCTACACACAGGGAGCATGGGAAAGTTTCTGACCACTTCAAGAGCAAAGGGAGGGGTTCAGCCAGTTGGATAGAGAACCACTCCCCACAGTCAGGCATAAAACAGCATGGAGGAAAGTCTAGAAATGACCACAGCATAGTCTCTAATACCATACTTCCCATTATCACATACAAATCAGTTTATAATTGTGTAATGTTCATTCCATTTCCTCAGCGTCTGTTGTGCTCCATATGCAGGACAGGGTTCTACGGCAGTCCAAAGAACTGACGAATCCATATCAAAATATCAGCAGAATCAGTCACATTTTAAGTCAATGCACCATCACCTCTTGGTAACACCAAACCTCCCTCCACTTACAGCCATTCAGTTTAttgatattgttttttgtttatttatgataGCTGTATCTACTAATAACTAAGCTTTTAAGTGGTTCcacaaaagaaaaggcaaatgcCACAATCTAACACAATTACTTTGtcaaacaa
This window encodes:
- the septin10 gene encoding septin-10 isoform X2; this translates as MASSDVARQPDKGVRPLSLAGHVGFDSLPDQLVNKSICQGFCFNILCIGETGIGKSTLMDTLFNTNFENFESSHFEPQVKLRAQTYDLQESNVRLRLTVVNTVGFGDQMNKQESYQPVVDYIDRQFESYLQEELKIKRSLHNYHDSRVHACLYFISPSGHSLKSLDLVTMKKLDSKVNIIPVIAKADTISKSELHKFKIKIMSELVSNGVQIYQFPLDDETVAKVNTTMNGHLPFAVVGSTEEVCVGNKMVKARQYPWGVVQVENENHCDFVKLREMLICVNMEDLREQTHTRHYELYRRCKLEEMGFKDTGPECKPVSLQQTYEAKRQEFLVELQKREDEMRQMFVQRVKEKESELKEAERELQSRFEQLKRLHADEKAALEEKKRLLDEDQSSFSKRRAAAQLLQAQSLTANGKKDKDRKNSGFM
- the septin10 gene encoding septin-10 isoform X1, encoding MISLCVLFLPQDKGVRPLSLAGHVGFDSLPDQLVNKSICQGFCFNILCIGETGIGKSTLMDTLFNTNFENFESSHFEPQVKLRAQTYDLQESNVRLRLTVVNTVGFGDQMNKQESYQPVVDYIDRQFESYLQEELKIKRSLHNYHDSRVHACLYFISPSGHSLKSLDLVTMKKLDSKVNIIPVIAKADTISKSELHKFKIKIMSELVSNGVQIYQFPLDDETVAKVNTTMNGHLPFAVVGSTEEVCVGNKMVKARQYPWGVVQVENENHCDFVKLREMLICVNMEDLREQTHTRHYELYRRCKLEEMGFKDTGPECKPVSLQQTYEAKRQEFLVELQKREDEMRQMFVQRVKEKESELKEAERELQSRFEQLKRLHADEKAALEEKKRLLDEDQSSFSKRRAAAQLLQAQSLTANGKKDKDRKNSGFM